The window TAAGCCAATTCCAATACTGGATTGCGAGGGGCTGGTCCAGTCCTAATTTATGGCGTAGCTCCTGCAAATTTTCGGGGGTGGCCTGAATGCCCAAAATGATCTGGGCCGGATCTCCCGGGATGACCTGGAGGACAATGAAGATCATCCCGGAAACCAGAAGAAGAGTGGCGATCAAAATGAGGATGCGTTTGCCGAGAAAAGCGAACATAGGAATTCATTGGACGCAGATAACCGCAGATAACCGCAGATACTAAAATCTTTAGTTTCTTTTCTATTGAATATCCGTTTTTTCTGCGTTGATCTGCGTCCCATTATTTTTTATTTCTGCAGGTAAACTTCCGTGGCGTCGGCGGCGATCGTGGGATAATCTTTCCACCAGTTCGTTACCTCTTTTTTCATCGCCGGCAGAGCCGGATAGACAAAAAGGTACGCATTGACAAAGTCATCGGCAAGCATCCGCTGCGCTTCCTCATAAATCTTTTTCCGGGCCGGTTCACTCATTTCCTCTTCAGCTTTTTTTATTAGCTCCTGAAAATTGGGATTGTGGTAACGGAAGTAATAATTCGGCCGTGCATAAATTTCGATGTCGAAGGGTTCGGCATGGCCGATGACCGTCAGATCATATTCAGCATTCTTGAAAATCCGGTCAATCCATTGGCCCCACTGGATAACCTCAAGGGTTAACTTGATTCCCACCTTGGAAAGCTGGTCGGCTATAATCTCTCCTGATCTCCGCGCATAGGCATAAGGCTCGGGAAGTTTAAGTACCGCTTCGAATCCATTGGGATAACCT of the Deltaproteobacteria bacterium genome contains:
- a CDS encoding ABC transporter permease; translation: MFAFLGKRILILIATLLLVSGMIFIVLQVIPGDPAQIILGIQATPENLQELRHKLGLDQPLAIQYWNWLRALVRGDFGRSITYEVPISTLIASRLPVTIPLAILAIFFAVIFSIPLGIY